The Desulfobotulus mexicanus genome window below encodes:
- a CDS encoding chemotaxis protein CheB: MTDPTCPQKIQKPVLYVGIGASAGGLEAIEDFFSRMPDNTGLAFIVIQHLSPDHKSLMVEILSKRTPMPVHRAETGQRVSANTIYLIPPKKNLTIFHGKLILNDQETSKGINLPIDLFLSSLAEDKGEKAVAIILSGTGSDGTRGIRAIKENGGMIMVQREDSARFDGMPRSAIATGLADFILSPDEMPEQLIAFASHPAATSLKTLPAILTDEDNLARIFVTLRQKTKVDFTFYKPSTIVRRIERRMIINQIEKLADYAGIIEHDPGEAMTLYREMLIGVTSFFRDPETFQLLFEKYMPALFQKAGKREIRFWVAGCSTGEEAYTLAILAKECMENLGINHDVKIFATDIDRNAIVKAGDGVYSESIAADIAPYLLSKYFYHTGESFKVARNIRQMVVFAQHNLIKDPPFTKIDLISCRNLLIYFQPVLQQKIFEFFNFSLIKNGILLLGSSESIGELTDYFDLQHHKSKIFISRGQAMTSTGNIGFSTPREKEPGPAPYQTGIKRTRRPQTSEDRLMDRFLELLSEHYIPTSIIVNEKMELIHSLGDTEGFLKLPPGRVVYDVSKMTTKELSIPLSTGIQKAFRTGKAISYTNIHTHRNRQSISVNLKIIPLPDKKGEDALAAIFLETLRKQDNAEGEKDVPCYDLSDEVTQRIKDLEHELQFTKENLQATIEELETANEELQATNEELMASNEELQSTNEELQSTNEELHTVNSEYQNKIMELTEANNDVENLLTSSQIGKIILDDNLCIRKFSPHTTHLFNLFESDTGRPLIHLTHRLKDFDPARTARMVQDTGKPMELEIESEQGYSYLARILPYRVSPKVHSGVIMTFIDITELQKARKKMLHQDEALRDTMQIAGIGSWYYEPQNKEFHASHEIRQYIPEFSNKIDSFLSIQHAKGTSSLKQAMEDAEKKGSPFDIVFMAKTIDSKIVWLRCIGNPESDHHKRIIRITGVLQDISEFRQMTADLERAAARHDFLFETMDKGIVYQKKDGKIIDANPAALDILGLTRDEIMGRTSKDKRWKAMDEEGKNLEEQDHPSMTALRTGKTVRNFIMQIFNPRTKETKKIRVDAIPIFCNENKTADQVYTIFEDITATGHNPNKENAPL; this comes from the coding sequence ATGACAGATCCCACCTGCCCCCAGAAAATTCAGAAACCTGTACTATATGTAGGCATCGGTGCCTCTGCCGGTGGGCTGGAAGCCATAGAGGATTTTTTCTCCCGTATGCCTGACAATACAGGACTGGCCTTTATTGTTATCCAGCACCTGTCCCCGGACCACAAAAGCCTTATGGTAGAAATTCTTTCTAAGCGAACCCCCATGCCTGTGCACCGTGCAGAAACAGGACAAAGGGTTTCCGCCAACACCATTTATCTGATTCCTCCCAAAAAAAATCTGACCATTTTCCACGGCAAACTGATTCTCAACGATCAGGAAACCAGCAAGGGCATCAATCTTCCCATAGATCTTTTTCTTTCCTCCCTGGCCGAAGACAAGGGAGAAAAGGCTGTGGCCATAATCCTCTCCGGAACAGGCAGTGACGGTACCCGCGGTATCCGAGCAATAAAGGAAAACGGCGGAATGATAATGGTTCAGCGGGAAGACAGCGCCAGGTTCGACGGCATGCCCCGTTCTGCCATTGCCACAGGGCTTGCGGATTTTATTCTGTCTCCTGATGAAATGCCTGAACAGCTGATTGCCTTTGCCAGTCATCCGGCAGCAACATCCCTAAAAACCCTGCCTGCAATTTTAACGGATGAAGATAATCTTGCCCGAATTTTTGTTACCCTCAGACAAAAAACAAAAGTGGATTTTACATTCTACAAACCCAGCACCATTGTCCGCCGCATAGAGCGGCGTATGATAATAAATCAGATAGAAAAACTAGCAGATTATGCTGGAATTATAGAACATGATCCCGGTGAAGCCATGACCCTTTACAGGGAAATGCTAATCGGTGTTACCAGTTTTTTCAGAGATCCTGAAACTTTCCAGCTTCTTTTTGAAAAATACATGCCAGCGCTTTTTCAAAAGGCAGGTAAACGGGAAATCCGTTTCTGGGTTGCGGGCTGTTCAACGGGTGAGGAAGCTTACACCCTTGCCATCCTTGCAAAGGAATGCATGGAAAATCTCGGCATCAACCACGATGTCAAAATCTTTGCCACTGATATTGATCGAAATGCCATTGTCAAGGCAGGAGACGGTGTTTACTCCGAAAGCATTGCCGCAGATATAGCACCCTATCTTCTTTCTAAATATTTTTACCACACAGGAGAAAGTTTTAAGGTAGCCAGAAACATCAGACAAATGGTGGTTTTTGCCCAACACAACCTCATAAAAGATCCACCTTTTACAAAAATTGACCTGATCAGCTGCCGCAACCTCCTCATCTACTTCCAGCCAGTTCTGCAACAAAAAATATTTGAATTTTTTAATTTTTCCCTTATCAAAAATGGAATTCTTCTTCTGGGTTCCAGTGAATCCATCGGAGAACTTACAGACTACTTTGATTTACAGCACCACAAATCCAAAATATTTATATCCCGTGGCCAGGCAATGACCTCTACCGGCAACATCGGCTTTTCCACACCCCGTGAAAAAGAACCGGGACCTGCCCCATACCAGACAGGCATAAAAAGGACCCGCAGGCCTCAAACAAGCGAAGACCGGCTTATGGATCGCTTCCTGGAACTCCTGTCGGAACACTACATTCCAACATCGATTATTGTTAATGAAAAAATGGAACTTATTCACAGCCTTGGAGATACAGAAGGCTTTCTGAAACTGCCTCCGGGCCGGGTCGTTTATGATGTTTCCAAAATGACCACGAAAGAGCTGTCAATCCCACTGAGCACTGGGATTCAGAAGGCTTTCAGAACAGGCAAAGCCATTTCCTACACAAATATCCATACCCACAGGAACAGGCAGAGTATCAGTGTCAACCTGAAAATCATTCCTCTGCCCGACAAAAAAGGTGAAGATGCTCTGGCTGCTATTTTTCTGGAAACCCTGAGAAAACAGGATAATGCCGAGGGGGAAAAAGATGTACCCTGTTATGACCTCTCGGATGAAGTGACCCAGCGTATCAAAGATCTGGAACACGAGCTCCAGTTCACAAAGGAAAACCTTCAGGCTACCATTGAAGAACTGGAAACTGCCAATGAAGAACTTCAGGCTACAAACGAAGAATTAATGGCCAGCAATGAAGAGCTTCAGTCCACTAATGAAGAACTGCAATCCACCAACGAAGAACTGCACACGGTAAACTCTGAGTATCAGAACAAGATAATGGAGCTGACAGAAGCAAATAATGATGTGGAAAACCTTTTAACCAGCTCACAGATAGGAAAAATCATTCTGGATGATAATCTCTGCATCCGAAAGTTTTCTCCCCATACCACCCATCTTTTCAATCTCTTTGAAAGCGATACTGGCAGACCCCTTATTCACCTTACACACCGCCTAAAAGATTTTGACCCTGCAAGAACGGCGCGTATGGTTCAGGATACGGGGAAACCCATGGAGCTTGAGATTGAATCAGAGCAGGGCTACAGTTATCTTGCCCGTATTCTTCCCTACAGAGTTTCACCAAAGGTACACTCCGGTGTTATCATGACATTCATCGACATAACAGAGCTTCAGAAAGCCAGAAAAAAAATGCTGCACCAGGACGAAGCCCTCAGGGATACTATGCAGATTGCCGGAATAGGAAGCTGGTATTATGAGCCGCAAAATAAAGAGTTTCATGCCTCCCATGAAATCCGCCAGTATATACCTGAATTCTCCAATAAAATTGATTCATTCCTGAGCATCCAGCATGCAAAGGGCACATCCTCACTGAAACAGGCCATGGAAGATGCAGAGAAAAAAGGCAGCCCCTTTGATATTGTTTTCATGGCAAAAACCATTGACAGTAAAATTGTATGGCTACGCTGCATCGGAAATCCTGAATCCGATCACCACAAACGCATCATCCGCATCACCGGTGTTCTTCAGGATATTTCAGAGTTCAGGCAAATGACAGCAGACCTTGAACGGGCCGCAGCCCGCCATGATTTTCTATTTGAAACCATGGACAAAGGTATAGTTTACCAGAAAAAGGACGGAAAAATCATTGATGCCAATCCAGCAGCCCTTGATATCCTTGGACTGACAAGGGATGAAATTATGGGACGCACATCAAAAGATAAAAGATGGAAAGCCATGGACGAAGAAGGGAAAAACCTCGAAGAACAGGACCATCCTTCCATGACAGCCCTTAGAACTGGCAAAACTGTTAGAAATTTTATCATGCAGATTTTCAACCCGAGAACCAAAGAAACTAAAAAAATACGCGTTGATGCAATTCCCATCTTCTGCAATGAAAATAAAACAGCTGATCAGGTTTACACCATTTTTGAAGACATCACGGCCACAGGCCATAATCCCAACAAAGAAAATGCCCCACTCTGA